In Malus sylvestris chromosome 15, drMalSylv7.2, whole genome shotgun sequence, a single genomic region encodes these proteins:
- the LOC126603746 gene encoding putative GATA transcription factor 22 — MMTPVYLNPQPSPFFHVEQANDQDQRLKLFISSSYHNQAAASSCSSLISSFPTFLDSFEDQRAGSSTTTTHGHDHSLQYHHKTDNHTWDCGTSTYDQASSPSSLVQPHVVDVISTKDLRLMSAYADHEREINGRGGEVGKSNNNIRPRAVKWMSSKMRLMQKMTNPDLALAGTTKNYILAAAEITEHKFQVVQYQENSDETSFSRNSNNTTPDVRVCSDCNTSTTPLWRSGPRGPKSLCNACGIRQRKARRAMAEAAAAAANGFVVGATDTSSAKGKVANKEKKPRGSHSTNVTRCKNKSKLIVTDNASVSPNNKINSNNNKICFKGLGFQRVFPQDVAEAAILLMELSCGLINHS; from the exons ATGATGACTCCAGTCTATCTGAACCCACAACCCTCTCCTTTCTTCCATGTCGAGCAAGCAAACGATCAGGATCAACGCCTGAAACTTTTTATATCATCGTCATATCATAATCAAGCTGCAGCTTCATCATGTTCTTCTCTGATCTCATCATTTCCTACTTTCCTTGATTCCTTTGAAGATCAAAGAGCTGGGAGTTCTACTACTACTACTCATGGTCATGATCACTCACTTCAATATCATCACAAG ACTGATAATCACACGTGGGATTGTGGAACAAGTACTTATGATCAAGCATCCTCGCCATCTTCTTTAGTTCAGCCTCATGTGGTGGACGTTATAAGCACCAAGGACCTTAGATTAATGTCAGCATATGCTGATCATGAAAGGGAGATCAATGGTAGAGGAGGAGAGGTGGGTAaaagtaataataatattagGCCAAGGGCAGTAAAATGGATGTCCTCCAAGATGAGGTTGATGCAAAAGATGACCAACCCGGATCTCGCGCTGGCCGGTACCACTAAAAATTATATACTTGCAGCTGCTGAGATTACTGAGCATAAATTCCAAGTTGTACAGTATCAAGAAAACAGTGATGAAACCAGCTTTTCCAGAAATAGCAACAATACTACTCCAGATGTTAGGGTTTGTTCTGATTGTAACACCAGCACAACCCCACTTTGGAGAAGCGGCCCTCGCGGTCCCAAG TCACTATGCAATGCATGTGGAATCCGACAGAGGAAAGCTAGAAGAGCCATGGCAGAGGCTGCGGCTGCTGCTGCAAATGGGTTTGTAGTCGGCGCCACTGACACTTCATCTGCCAAGGGTAAGGTGGCCAACAAGGAGAAGAAACCGCGCGGAAGCCATAGTACTAATGTTACACGATGCAAGAACAAGAGCAAGCTCATTGTCACCGACAATGCATCAGTATCTCCCAACAACAAAattaatagtaataataataagatTTGTTTCAAAGGTTTGGGTTTTCAACGAGTGTTTCCTCAGGATGTTGCTGAAGCTGCAATCCTCCTAATGGAGCTGTCTTGTGGCCTAATCAATCACTCTTAA